The following are encoded together in the Cyanobacterium aponinum PCC 10605 genome:
- a CDS encoding lysylphosphatidylglycerol synthase domain-containing protein, producing MKLLKQFLRYFIFGITLFFLATTIVNNWRSITSIEFNKYLFLLIFISLILNSFAHIFSAWVWTWILTLFNCKLGGFSAVKIYLITNISKYIPGNIWHFVGRVKAIQNHGDSIALGTFPVVLEPLLMAIASLLITIFSVSLGILEVNFSPLIFSLLLFFILIILIVIHPKFINPVLKKLVINKGKVETNIKLNKYPFLPLIGELIFLLLRGSAFMALMMPFIDLNIILIPQVLTAFSFAWLIGLIVPGAPGGLGIFEAVAIASLDPAIFPRDKIIIVVALFRFSSIIAETFTAYLAWLLYSVIVNNE from the coding sequence ATGAAGTTATTAAAGCAATTTTTACGCTACTTTATTTTTGGAATCACTCTATTTTTTTTAGCTACTACTATTGTTAATAATTGGCGTAGCATTACAAGTATAGAATTTAATAAATATCTTTTTTTACTTATTTTTATTAGTTTAATATTAAATAGTTTTGCTCATATTTTTTCTGCTTGGGTATGGACTTGGATTTTAACTTTATTTAACTGTAAATTAGGTGGGTTTTCTGCTGTAAAAATTTACTTAATTACTAATATCAGTAAGTATATTCCGGGTAATATATGGCATTTTGTGGGCAGGGTAAAAGCAATTCAAAATCACGGTGATAGCATTGCCTTGGGAACTTTTCCTGTGGTTCTTGAACCTTTGCTAATGGCGATCGCATCTTTATTAATTACTATATTTAGCGTTAGTTTAGGAATTTTAGAAGTAAATTTTTCTCCTCTTATTTTTTCTCTATTATTATTTTTTATATTAATAATTTTAATTGTAATTCATCCTAAATTTATCAACCCAGTTTTAAAGAAATTAGTAATAAATAAAGGAAAAGTAGAAACAAATATTAAATTAAATAAATATCCTTTTTTACCTTTAATAGGAGAGCTAATTTTTTTGCTTTTAAGAGGTAGTGCTTTTATGGCTTTAATGATGCCTTTTATTGACTTAAATATTATCTTAATTCCCCAAGTATTAACTGCTTTTAGTTTTGCATGGTTGATTGGTTTAATTGTACCCGGCGCCCCCGGCGGTTTAGGTATTTTTGAAGCAGTTGCGATCGCATCTTTAGATCCAGCTATCTTTCCCCGTGATAAAATAATCATTGTTGTTGCTTTATTTCGCTTCAGTAGTATTATTGCTGAAACCTTTACCGCTTATCTTGCTTGGTTACTATACTCAGTAATAGTGAATAATGAATAG